One window from the genome of Anabaena sphaerica FACHB-251 encodes:
- a CDS encoding MAPEG family protein has translation MSPLQLPIPIPAIYLYSIAAAAVLIYVPYLLVAYGRARVGFDLSAPRAMFDKLPPYAQRATWAHQNSFETFMIFAAAALMAYVTGVNSPLAAMAAIAFIPARLLYSIFYIANIPILRSFMFGIGSFSSATLFYLSIMEIQG, from the coding sequence ATGTCCCCCTTACAACTGCCTATACCTATACCTGCTATTTATTTGTACTCTATTGCAGCTGCCGCAGTTCTTATTTATGTACCGTATTTATTAGTAGCTTACGGTCGTGCGCGGGTTGGGTTTGATTTATCTGCTCCTCGTGCCATGTTCGATAAATTGCCACCTTATGCCCAAAGGGCTACTTGGGCGCATCAAAACTCCTTTGAGACGTTCATGATTTTTGCTGCCGCAGCATTAATGGCTTATGTTACAGGTGTTAATTCTCCTCTGGCAGCAATGGCAGCGATCGCCTTTATCCCGGCTCGGTTGCTATACTCTATTTTTTATATTGCGAATATACCCATTTTGCGTTCTTTCATGTTTGGCATTGGCTCTTTTAGCTCTGCCACTCTCTTTTACCTGAGTATCATGGAAATCCAAGGATAG
- a CDS encoding YajQ family cyclic di-GMP-binding protein, with protein MASTFSFDIVSDFDRQELVNAIDQVVRDVKSRYDLKDTQTDVDLGETSITVNTDSDMTLEAVHGILREKAAKRNLSQKIFEFGKIESASGNRVRQEITLKKGISQEIAKQISKLIRDEFKKVQASIQGDAVRVTAKAKDDLQTVIQRLKQEDFPVALQFTNYR; from the coding sequence ATGGCTTCTACTTTTTCTTTTGATATTGTCAGCGACTTTGACCGCCAAGAATTAGTCAATGCTATTGATCAAGTAGTGCGAGACGTTAAAAGCCGTTACGATCTCAAAGATACCCAAACTGATGTCGATTTAGGCGAAACCAGCATTACTGTTAACACGGACAGCGATATGACTTTAGAAGCTGTACACGGGATACTGCGGGAAAAAGCCGCTAAACGGAACCTATCCCAAAAAATCTTTGAGTTTGGCAAAATTGAATCTGCCAGCGGAAATCGTGTGCGTCAAGAAATCACCCTCAAAAAAGGCATCAGCCAAGAAATTGCCAAACAAATCTCTAAATTGATTCGTGACGAATTCAAAAAAGTGCAAGCCTCAATCCAAGGTGATGCTGTGCGGGTAACTGCCAAAGCTAAAGATGACTTACAAACCGTGATCCAGCGACTTAAGCAAGAAGACTTTCCTGTGGCTTTGCAATTTACAAACTATCGTTAG